The following are encoded together in the Blattabacterium cuenoti BPAA genome:
- the purE gene encoding 5-(carboxyamino)imidazole ribonucleotide mutase yields MKVAIFFGSISDQSIMKITEKVLHQFNISYKSYVISAHRLPDILSNTIKKIESEGTDVIIAGAGLSAHLPGFISSKTILPVIGVPIHCHNNYGSLGGIDALLSMVQMPKDVPVATVGINNSYNAALFAIYILATKYQNIKKLLLEFKMKKKEKLITEIKQHLLS; encoded by the coding sequence ATGAAAGTGGCTATATTTTTTGGAAGTATTTCTGATCAATCAATTATGAAAATAACAGAAAAAGTACTCCATCAATTTAACATAAGTTATAAATCTTATGTGATTTCCGCACACCGATTACCAGATATTTTATCAAACACTATAAAAAAAATAGAATCTGAAGGAACAGATGTAATTATTGCAGGAGCTGGATTATCCGCTCATTTACCTGGTTTTATTTCCTCTAAAACGATCCTACCTGTTATAGGGGTTCCAATTCATTGCCATAATAATTATGGATCCTTAGGAGGGATCGATGCCCTTCTTTCTATGGTACAAATGCCAAAAGATGTCCCCGTTGCTACAGTAGGAATAAATAATTCTTATAATGCAGCTTTGTTTGCCATTTATATTTTAGCTACAAAATATCAAAATATAAAAAAATTATTGCTAGAATTCAAAATGAAAAAAAAGGAAAAATTGATAACTGAAATCAAGCAACATTTATTATCATGA
- the purC gene encoding phosphoribosylaminoimidazolesuccinocarboxamide synthase, producing the protein MIGIIKKNLLSEGKTKKIYTTNNPFEVLIHHKDNITALNGLKKNFLQDKGILNNEITTLIFKFLISCEIKTHFIRKVNNREQLCHKVDPIPLEFVVRNITSGSISKRLGIKEGIFISNPIFEIFYKNDQLKDPLINDHHAVFLKILSYEELNIIYSMTSKINYFLKKYFLDKNILLVDFKIEFGKNHRNEIMLSDEISPDTCRFWDKKTMKKLDKDLFRMGFKEKVFDIYMEILKRLNLSSSI; encoded by the coding sequence ATGATCGGCATCATTAAAAAAAATCTTTTATCAGAAGGAAAAACAAAAAAAATATATACAACTAATAATCCATTTGAAGTATTAATTCATCATAAAGATAATATTACGGCTTTGAATGGATTAAAAAAAAATTTTTTACAAGATAAAGGAATCTTAAACAATGAAATAACTACATTAATTTTTAAATTTTTAATTTCTTGTGAAATTAAAACTCATTTTATACGAAAAGTAAACAACAGAGAGCAATTATGTCATAAAGTAGATCCAATTCCTTTAGAATTTGTTGTTCGTAATATTACTTCGGGAAGTATATCTAAACGTTTGGGAATCAAAGAAGGAATTTTTATATCAAATCCTATTTTTGAAATTTTTTATAAAAATGATCAATTAAAAGATCCCTTAATTAATGATCATCATGCAGTATTTCTAAAAATTCTTTCTTATGAAGAATTAAATATCATTTATAGTATGACATCAAAAATCAACTATTTTTTAAAAAAATATTTTTTAGATAAAAATATTCTATTGGTTGATTTTAAAATAGAATTTGGGAAAAATCATAGAAACGAGATAATGCTTTCCGATGAAATTAGTCCAGATACTTGTCGTTTTTGGGATAAAAAAACAATGAAAAAATTAGATAAAGATTTATTTAGAATGGGTTTCAAAGAAAAAGTATTTGACATTTATATGGAGATCTTAAAAAGATTGAATCTAAGTTCATCCATTTAA
- the purF gene encoding amidophosphoribosyltransferase, translated as MIYKLYPYILKNNSFDKFHDECGIFGIFSPYKVDTFSLIQFGLFALQHRGQEACGFSVLQDGFIISHKSEGLVLDFFRKISNSECYHGNAVIGHTRYSTEGGQSKKNIQPFFGEDSYGKSIISIVHNGNLVNAKNIRKKLESKGINFISEYSDSEVILRLIQKYLSESDNSLEKAIQKTTIDIKGAYSVIVLMDNKMAAFRDPNGIRPLCYGMLNESTYIFSSETCGIDSVGGFYVRDLLPGEIIIVDQKKSIQFSLITEKKNTKKRICSFEYIYFSRPDSLIENINVYEIREKSGEKLYEQHPVEADVVIGVPDSGVPASIGYSKASGIPFKPILVKNKYIGRSFIIPKQEMREKMVNLKLNPILDEIKGKRIVIIDDSIVRGTTSRRLVYILRKAGAKEIHFRSASPPIIGPCYLGVNTPSKKDLISYNHIDKKDIERILNVDSLEFLSMNNLIDILGSVHYCFGCFTGNYPVQKN; from the coding sequence ATGATATATAAATTATATCCTTATATTCTGAAAAATAATTCTTTTGATAAGTTTCATGATGAATGTGGTATTTTTGGGATTTTTTCTCCTTATAAAGTAGACACCTTTTCTTTAATTCAATTTGGATTATTTGCATTACAACATAGAGGACAAGAAGCTTGTGGTTTTTCTGTTTTACAAGATGGATTTATTATATCACATAAAAGCGAAGGACTTGTTTTAGATTTTTTTAGAAAAATTTCAAATTCTGAATGTTATCATGGAAATGCTGTGATTGGACATACTCGTTATTCTACAGAAGGAGGACAAAGTAAAAAAAATATTCAACCTTTTTTTGGAGAAGATTCCTATGGAAAGAGTATTATATCTATAGTCCATAATGGAAATTTGGTCAATGCTAAAAATATTCGTAAAAAACTGGAGTCCAAAGGAATAAATTTTATATCCGAATATTCAGATTCTGAAGTCATTTTACGTTTAATACAAAAATATTTATCAGAATCTGATAACAGTTTAGAAAAAGCTATTCAAAAAACAACTATTGATATTAAAGGAGCTTATTCTGTGATTGTACTTATGGATAATAAAATGGCTGCATTCAGAGATCCAAATGGAATACGTCCTTTATGTTATGGAATGTTGAATGAATCCACTTATATATTTAGTTCTGAAACTTGTGGAATAGATTCTGTTGGAGGTTTTTACGTTAGAGATTTATTACCAGGAGAAATAATCATTGTAGATCAAAAAAAATCAATTCAATTCTCTCTAATTACAGAAAAAAAAAATACAAAAAAAAGAATATGTTCTTTTGAATATATTTATTTTTCTCGTCCTGATTCTTTAATTGAAAATATAAATGTTTATGAAATTCGTGAAAAAAGTGGAGAAAAACTTTATGAACAACATCCAGTAGAAGCGGATGTTGTTATTGGAGTTCCAGATTCTGGAGTTCCAGCTTCTATTGGGTATTCTAAAGCTTCTGGAATCCCTTTCAAACCAATTTTAGTAAAAAATAAATATATTGGAAGATCTTTTATTATCCCTAAACAGGAAATGCGTGAAAAAATGGTAAACTTAAAATTAAATCCTATATTAGATGAAATAAAAGGAAAACGGATTGTGATTATTGATGATTCTATAGTTCGTGGAACTACTAGTCGGAGATTAGTTTACATATTAAGAAAAGCAGGAGCTAAAGAGATTCATTTTAGAAGTGCCTCTCCTCCTATTATAGGCCCATGTTATTTAGGAGTAAATACTCCTAGTAAAAAAGATCTCATCTCATATAATCATATTGATAAAAAAGATATAGAAAGAATTCTAAATGTAGATAGTTTAGAATTTTTAAGCATGAATAACTTGATAGATATTCTTGGAAGTGTTCATTATTGTTTTGGTTGTTTTACCGGAAATTATCCAGTTCAAAAAAACTAA
- the purM gene encoding phosphoribosylformylglycinamidine cyclo-ligase, which translates to MKKSNKTICKKINKIIENTYNNRVMSTLDHFSSFYKIYECGYKEPILVSGVDGVGTKLRLAIDCKKYSVIGEDCFAMCANDVLCHGARPLFFLDYLACGKLDFTIVEKILQGIAISCKKTNTCLIGGETAEMSGIYKEYDYDIAGFCVGIVEKNHIVDGKKLIQEKDILIGLPSSGVHSNGFSIIRNIFSKEDFMNSFQKKPFYETLLIPTRIYHSPIHALLKEFLIHGLAHITGGGISDNLSRILPENLSAIVEKEKIPIQPVFNYIQKKGNLSEYKMWSTFNMGVGMIIVCSFQEKDSILNQLHFLREKPFILGHIVKGNKKVFLK; encoded by the coding sequence GTGAAAAAGAGCAACAAGACTATATGCAAAAAAATTAATAAGATTATAGAAAATACTTATAACAATAGAGTAATGAGTACGCTAGATCATTTTTCTAGTTTTTATAAAATATATGAATGTGGATATAAGGAACCTATTTTAGTATCTGGAGTTGATGGAGTAGGAACAAAATTACGTTTAGCAATTGACTGTAAAAAATACAGCGTGATTGGAGAAGATTGTTTTGCGATGTGTGCCAATGATGTTTTATGTCATGGAGCTCGTCCTTTATTTTTTTTAGATTATTTAGCTTGTGGAAAACTAGATTTTACTATTGTAGAAAAAATTTTACAAGGAATAGCTATTTCTTGTAAAAAAACCAACACCTGTTTGATTGGAGGAGAAACTGCAGAAATGTCTGGAATTTATAAAGAATATGATTATGATATAGCTGGATTTTGTGTTGGAATTGTAGAAAAGAATCATATAGTAGATGGAAAAAAATTAATTCAAGAAAAAGATATTTTGATAGGACTTCCTTCATCAGGTGTACATAGTAATGGCTTTTCTATAATTAGAAATATTTTTTCTAAAGAAGATTTTATGAATTCTTTTCAAAAAAAACCGTTTTATGAAACGCTTTTAATTCCAACTAGAATTTATCATTCTCCTATTCATGCTTTATTAAAAGAATTTTTGATACATGGATTAGCTCATATTACTGGAGGAGGAATATCAGATAATCTATCTAGAATTCTTCCAGAAAATTTATCAGCTATAGTGGAAAAAGAAAAAATTCCGATTCAACCTGTTTTCAATTATATTCAAAAGAAAGGAAATCTATCAGAATATAAAATGTGGAGTACTTTTAATATGGGAGTAGGAATGATTATTGTATGTTCTTTTCAAGAGAAAGATTCGATTTTAAATCAACTTCATTTTTTAAGAGAAAAACCCTTTATTTTGGGTCATATTGTAAAAGGAAATAAAAAAGTATTTTTGAAATAA
- a CDS encoding formyltransferase family protein: protein MKKIAIFVSGKGTNMQHIFQAIKNGKLSHVMVNLVISDRWCKAIQYALKENVSVFSLIKTKKKFLSKEIDNLLVRYIPDIIVLSGFLSILDAEFCEKWVNKVINIHPSLLPKYGGKGMYGIKIHQEVIKNKEKISGATVHYVTKNVDLGDIILKKTCIIDSGETPVSLSKKVSIIEKKILIQSINKLL from the coding sequence ATGAAAAAAATAGCGATTTTTGTTTCTGGAAAGGGGACCAATATGCAGCATATTTTTCAAGCAATTAAAAACGGAAAGCTTTCTCATGTAATGGTAAATTTAGTGATTTCTGATAGATGGTGTAAAGCAATTCAATATGCATTAAAAGAAAATGTTTCAGTATTTTCTTTAATAAAAACTAAAAAAAAATTTCTTTCTAAAGAAATAGATAATCTACTTGTAAGATACATTCCGGATATTATAGTTCTTTCAGGATTTCTTTCTATACTTGATGCAGAGTTTTGTGAAAAATGGGTTAATAAAGTTATAAATATTCATCCTTCTCTGTTGCCTAAATATGGTGGAAAAGGAATGTATGGAATAAAAATACATCAAGAAGTTATAAAAAATAAAGAAAAAATATCAGGAGCTACCGTTCATTATGTCACAAAAAACGTGGATTTAGGGGATATTATTTTGAAAAAGACATGTATAATTGATTCAGGGGAGACTCCAGTATCTTTATCAAAGAAAGTTTCTATAATAGAAAAAAAAATATTAATTCAATCTATTAACAAACTTTTATAA
- the purH gene encoding bifunctional phosphoribosylaminoimidazolecarboxamide formyltransferase/IMP cyclohydrolase: MKRALVSVYEKNDKLLNFVSFLDKKGYQIVSTGGTYQFFVKKGVSNLRKVYDLTSFPEILDGKVKTIHPNIYAGILANRSVEQHMKLIHSQNIHLIDMVLVNFYPFFEKMDKNSIDINSIIEFIDIGGPSMLRAAAKNFLHVTAIIDHNDYQFVQSEIEHYGSPSLKLRKKLAGKVFNFTSAYDSAISQYLLDDQFPMYLHSSYKKKMNLRYGENPHQKAAYYVNTIHKKGSMRNFIQLHGRRLSLNNLRDMDIAWKVVSQFSEPACCTVKHSTPCGVALGKNIIEAFQKTYYADTISSFGGILAVNVPITKELAKEINHIFLEAVLSPSYETDVLNILKIKKNIRIISISEPISNQLEYVQIDGGILVQESDSFFPYEGNYKIVTKKKFSNQELQSLFFAQKVVKYVKSNAIVVAKGTQTLGISGGQTNRIWAARQAIERALEKSKEGLVLVSDAFFPFRDVVDESARSGGIRAILQPGGSIRDEESVKACNDHGIAMAFTGRRHFKH; this comes from the coding sequence ATGAAAAGAGCTTTGGTCAGTGTTTATGAAAAAAATGATAAATTATTGAATTTCGTCAGTTTTTTAGATAAAAAAGGATATCAAATAGTTTCTACTGGAGGTACCTATCAATTTTTTGTAAAAAAAGGAGTATCAAATCTCAGAAAAGTTTATGATTTGACTTCTTTTCCTGAAATTTTAGATGGAAAAGTCAAAACCATTCATCCTAATATATATGCAGGAATTTTAGCCAATCGTTCCGTTGAACAACATATGAAATTGATTCATTCTCAAAATATTCATCTTATTGATATGGTATTAGTGAATTTTTATCCATTTTTTGAAAAAATGGATAAAAATTCTATAGATATTAATTCCATAATAGAATTTATTGATATTGGGGGGCCATCTATGCTTAGAGCAGCTGCTAAGAATTTTTTACATGTCACCGCTATTATAGATCATAATGATTATCAATTTGTTCAATCTGAAATTGAACATTATGGATCTCCTTCATTAAAATTGAGAAAAAAATTAGCAGGAAAAGTATTTAATTTTACTTCTGCTTATGATTCTGCTATTTCTCAATATCTTTTAGATGATCAATTTCCCATGTATTTACATTCTTCTTATAAAAAAAAAATGAATCTCCGTTATGGAGAAAATCCTCATCAAAAAGCCGCTTATTATGTTAATACAATCCATAAAAAAGGATCAATGCGAAATTTTATTCAATTACATGGAAGGAGACTATCATTGAATAATTTAAGAGATATGGATATAGCATGGAAGGTGGTTTCTCAATTTTCTGAACCTGCTTGTTGTACCGTGAAACATTCCACTCCTTGTGGAGTCGCATTAGGAAAAAATATTATTGAAGCATTTCAAAAAACTTATTATGCAGACACTATTTCGTCTTTTGGAGGAATACTGGCGGTAAATGTCCCAATTACAAAAGAATTAGCAAAAGAAATTAATCATATTTTTTTAGAAGCAGTTCTTTCTCCAAGTTATGAAACAGATGTTTTGAACATTTTAAAAATCAAGAAAAATATTAGAATTATTAGTATTAGTGAACCTATTTCAAATCAACTAGAATATGTGCAAATAGACGGAGGTATTTTAGTACAAGAATCAGATTCTTTTTTTCCTTATGAAGGAAATTACAAAATAGTTACTAAAAAAAAATTTAGTAATCAAGAACTTCAATCTTTATTTTTTGCTCAAAAAGTAGTAAAATACGTAAAGTCTAATGCAATTGTTGTAGCTAAAGGTACACAAACTTTAGGCATTTCGGGGGGGCAAACTAATAGAATTTGGGCTGCTCGTCAAGCTATAGAAAGAGCTTTAGAAAAAAGTAAAGAGGGATTAGTTCTCGTATCCGATGCTTTTTTTCCTTTTCGAGATGTTGTAGATGAATCGGCTCGTTCTGGTGGGATCCGTGCGATTCTTCAACCAGGAGGATCCATCCGTGATGAAGAATCGGTGAAAGCTTGTAATGATCATGGAATTGCAATGGCTTTTACTGGAAGAAGACACTTTAAACATTAA